The Terriglobia bacterium genome includes the window AAAAAACTGCTCAAGGGCGAATTCATCGAAACCAAGAATCTGCCCGCCGTCACCGAGCGCGTCCACGGGGCCATGCTCGACGAAATGACGCTGGAAGACCGCATCAACGACGAAGTCCGCATCATTCTGGAAACCTACTCCGAGGAAATGCGCCGCACCGGCGCCAATTACCAGGAAATGTTCAAGAAAGTGAAGAACGAACTGGTGCGCAAGTACAAGGCGGTGCTGTAGTGCGGGTGGACATCAGGTCGGAAGAGCCGTATCGCGTCAGCCGCGACAAGATGAACGTGCTGGCGCGGGCTGTCACCGAAGCTCTGGCCGCCATGGAAGGCGTGAAGTTGCTCAAGGAAAAGAACACCGTCCGCCTGGAAGTCCGCCGGCTGCTGGAGGAACTGCTGGCGCAGGAGAAGAAGATCGACCTGGAAGCACGCCGCAAGATCGAGTCCCAGAAGCGTACGATCCTGGAAGGCAGCCAGGAGTGGGACATCCTCTACCGCAAGTACTACAACGAGGCGGTCAAGAAGCTCGGAATTTAGAGAGTTTCAGTTTCAGTTTCAGTTCGAGTTGTGAGTTCTCAGCTCTGAGGAACCAGCTCACAATCCTAATTCTATTGCCGCATCAGGGCGCGAAACCGGGGGTGCTCGCGCAGGCCGGCCAGGTCGGGATCGTGTTCCATCCACTGCCGCTGGCCCCAGCCGTGGGTGAGCGACTTTTCCAGGCAATCAATGGCGCGTTCCGCTTCTCCCAACAGCGCGTACACGCAGGCGACGTTATAGAGCACCTGCGGCTCTTCGCCCTCCAGTGCGAGCGCGCGTCCCGCCCACTCCAGGCTGCGCTCGCGGTCTCCGACCTGCGACAGCGCATTCGCCCCGAAATACAGCGCGCGCGCGTCGCCCGGATGCAACAACAGGTGCTTCTGCGCCGCCGACAGTCCCCGGCGGTACGCAGCGGTCGCTTCCTCCGTTCGTCCCATCCCGTGCAAGGCGCTCGCCATCAGCATCGGAGCCTGGTAGTCCTCCGGATTCACCAGGCTGGCGCGTTCGAACCACGCCACCGCTTGCGAGAGTTCGCCTTGCGCATACCAATTGCGCGCATAAAAGTAGTAGGGCTCGAAGAGGTTCGGCCCCAGGCGCATCGCGGTCTCGAACTCCCGTTTTGCGTCGTCATAGTTCTTGCGCAGGGATGCAGCCAGGCCCCGCGAAGCGTGCGCTTCCGCCAGCTCAGGATCAAGTTCCAGCGCTTTGCGGCTGGCCTCATCGGCCTGCTGGATGTTGGTTTCGCTGGAGTCCCAGTAGAAATACAGAAACGCGCTGCAA containing:
- a CDS encoding DUF507 family protein; the encoded protein is MVLSKEYVGYLAREISKKLLKGEFIETKNLPAVTERVHGAMLDEMTLEDRINDEVRIILETYSEEMRRTGANYQEMFKKVKNELVRKYKAVL
- a CDS encoding DUF507 family protein, giving the protein MNVLARAVTEALAAMEGVKLLKEKNTVRLEVRRLLEELLAQEKKIDLEARRKIESQKRTILEGSQEWDILYRKYYNEAVKKLGI